Proteins from a single region of Pseudorasbora parva isolate DD20220531a chromosome 22, ASM2467924v1, whole genome shotgun sequence:
- the LOC137058062 gene encoding uncharacterized protein isoform X2 — protein sequence MPWTRGILHFTMAVIMLISLSAGLEAFSEMGDAYGAVSESTIRFGKLLIGAQGAVSDLRSAEQSDEYQSNEERFHLAKAKLQRLGSSVHCANDSMTLRIPGLRMPHFLVDRGDQSPVPLSEMPASCGFSLKRVRRHVSLVAPYQGCHVRQQGGSYVLPLVVMGAPVQMSCPMSPRLPTVSCYPSGMIISLDVRADNVKVKVAGSWQPLLLVRSICSLTLESVGGSLVVTVPFTGSCWETEGASILLPLLYGDQEVILSCPVTQPTLTPTTTSPTTTHGQQIFYPFPIGSPWWHPHYHGVPPTAPPTTTTPTTTSQAPGQQMFQQMHYPMFHPHYFSKGFPGAQQPQLPKYPVFPPYMYHVKNPFVTTTPPTTTTTSATTAAQFNPFAGYLMYPKFYGPHPFVPHGFKYPFISQYP from the exons ATGCCTTGGACAAGGGGCATCTTGCATTTCACAATGGCTGTGATAATGTTGATTTCTTTGAGTGCTGGCCTTGAGGCCTTTTCTGAAATGGGTGATGCTTATGGAGCGGTCTCTGAAAGCACAATCCGGTTTGGCAAACTATTAATTGGTGCTCAAGGTGCAGTATCTGATCTGAGATCAGCAGAACAGTCTGATGAATACCAGTCAAATGAAG AGCGTTTCCACCTTGCTAAAGCTAAGCTGCAACGCCTGGGTtcttctgtgcactgtgcaaATGATTCAATGACCTTGCGCATTCCAGGATTAAGGATGCCACACTTTTTGGTGGATCGTG GAGACCAGTCACCAGTGCCTTTGTCTGAGATGCCAGCCAGCTGTGGTTTCTCACTGAAGAGAGTACGCAGGCATGTTTCACTTGTTGCTCCATaccagggctgtcatgtcagaCAACAG GGTGGAAGTTATGTTCTGCCACTTGTTGTTATGGGGGCTCCAGTGCAAATGTCTTGCCCCATGAGTCCTCGTCTCCCTACAGTCTCCTGCTACCCTTCTGGCATGATCATCTCACTTGATGTCAGAGCAGATAATGTCAAAGTTAAAG TTGCTGGATCATGGCAGCCTCTGCTTCTAGTACGTTCTATATGCTCACTCACATTGGAGTCTGTTGGTGGTTCACTGGTTGTCACTGTGCCGTTCACAGGAAGCTGTTGGGAAACTGAG GGTGCATCCATTCTGCTCCCTTTGCTGTATGGTGACCAGGAAGTGATTCTTTCTTGTCCTGTGACTCAACCAACGCTGACCCCAACAACCACTTCACCAACAACCACTCACGGTCAACAAATATTTTACCCTTTTCCGATTGGGAGCCCCTGGTGGCATCCACACTATCATGGTGTTCCTCCAACTGCGCCACCTACAACGACGACACCAACAACGACTTCTCAAGCCCCTGGCCAACAAATGTTCCAGCAAATGCACTATCCCATGTTTCATCCACATTACTTTTCTAAAGGTTTCCCAGGAGCACAGCAGCCTCAACTGCCTAAGTACCCTGTGTTTCCTCCATATATGTACCATGTCAAGAACCCATTTGTAACAACCACACCTCCTACAACAACTACAACTTCTGCAACCACTGCTGCCCAGTTTAACCCCTTTGCAG GTTATCTAATGTACCCAAAGTTTTATGGCCCTCACCCTTTTGTGCCTCATGGATTTAAATACCCCTTTATATCCCAGTATCCATAA
- the LOC137058062 gene encoding uncharacterized protein isoform X1, producing MPWTRGILHFTMAVIMLISLSAGLEAFSEMGDAYGAVSESTIRFGKLLIGAQGAVSDLRSAEQSDEYQSNEERFHLAKAKLQRLGSSVHCANDSMTLRIPGLRMPHFLVDRGDQSPVPLSEMPASCGFSLKRVRRHVSLVAPYQGCHVRQQGGSYVLPLVVMGAPVQMSCPMSPRLPTVSCYPSGMIISLDVRADNVKVKVAGSWQPLLLVRSICSLTLESVGGSLVVTVPFTGSCWETEGASILLPLLYGDQEVILSCPVTQPTLTPTTTSPTTTHGQQIFYPFPIGSPWWHPHYHGVPPTAPPTTTTPTTTSQAPGQQMFQQMHYPMFHPHYFSKGFPGAQQPQLPKYPVFPPYMYHVKNPFVTTTPPTTTTTSATTAAQFNPFAGYLMFPPYMYHVKNPFVTTTPATTTTTSTTTAAQFNPFAGYLMYPKFYGPHPFVPHGFKYPFISQYP from the exons ATGCCTTGGACAAGGGGCATCTTGCATTTCACAATGGCTGTGATAATGTTGATTTCTTTGAGTGCTGGCCTTGAGGCCTTTTCTGAAATGGGTGATGCTTATGGAGCGGTCTCTGAAAGCACAATCCGGTTTGGCAAACTATTAATTGGTGCTCAAGGTGCAGTATCTGATCTGAGATCAGCAGAACAGTCTGATGAATACCAGTCAAATGAAG AGCGTTTCCACCTTGCTAAAGCTAAGCTGCAACGCCTGGGTtcttctgtgcactgtgcaaATGATTCAATGACCTTGCGCATTCCAGGATTAAGGATGCCACACTTTTTGGTGGATCGTG GAGACCAGTCACCAGTGCCTTTGTCTGAGATGCCAGCCAGCTGTGGTTTCTCACTGAAGAGAGTACGCAGGCATGTTTCACTTGTTGCTCCATaccagggctgtcatgtcagaCAACAG GGTGGAAGTTATGTTCTGCCACTTGTTGTTATGGGGGCTCCAGTGCAAATGTCTTGCCCCATGAGTCCTCGTCTCCCTACAGTCTCCTGCTACCCTTCTGGCATGATCATCTCACTTGATGTCAGAGCAGATAATGTCAAAGTTAAAG TTGCTGGATCATGGCAGCCTCTGCTTCTAGTACGTTCTATATGCTCACTCACATTGGAGTCTGTTGGTGGTTCACTGGTTGTCACTGTGCCGTTCACAGGAAGCTGTTGGGAAACTGAG GGTGCATCCATTCTGCTCCCTTTGCTGTATGGTGACCAGGAAGTGATTCTTTCTTGTCCTGTGACTCAACCAACGCTGACCCCAACAACCACTTCACCAACAACCACTCACGGTCAACAAATATTTTACCCTTTTCCGATTGGGAGCCCCTGGTGGCATCCACACTATCATGGTGTTCCTCCAACTGCGCCACCTACAACGACGACACCAACAACGACTTCTCAAGCCCCTGGCCAACAAATGTTCCAGCAAATGCACTATCCCATGTTTCATCCACATTACTTTTCTAAAGGTTTCCCAGGAGCACAGCAGCCTCAACTGCCTAAGTACCCTGTGTTTCCTCCATATATGTACCATGTCAAGAACCCATTTGTAACAACCACACCTCCTACAACAACTACAACTTCTGCAACCACTGCTGCCCAGTTTAACCCCTTTGCAGGTTATCTAATGTTTCCTCCCTATATGTACCATGTCAAGAACCCATTTGTAACAACCACACCTGCAACAACAACTACAACTTCTACAACCACTGCTGCCCAGTTTAACCCGTTTGCAGGTTATCTAATGTACCCAAAGTTTTATGGCCCTCACCCTTTTGTGCCTCATGGATTTAAATACCCCTTTATATCCCAGTATCCATAA